The Huiozyma naganishii CBS 8797 chromosome 3, complete genome genome contains a region encoding:
- the SCT1 gene encoding bifunctional glycerol-3-phosphate/glycerone-phosphate O-acyltransferase SCT1 (similar to Saccharomyces cerevisiae SCT1 (YBL011W); ancestral locus Anc_4.96), producing the protein MESPLSDKHKRLQAQGGIGKGQPSSSGTHTATGVPSTKSAGLAPHMRSNGQFKYEEPPQWRMWTYDLLCGCSRIFPLLFREIRPRSAFKIPKEGPVIFVAAPHANQFVDPVILMDQVKQTVNRRISFLIAESSLKMLSVGFLARCVMAIGVVRPQDNLKYVDGKIKLDSENPKHIIGVGTKFTRDCEPGGLIAGPKSAMGNVAIQSVESDTSLYIRKEFKGTHKPEIKNLLAKGTPYKYAAKVDQSLVYEKVFEHLAHNGCIGIFPEGGSHDRTDLLPLKAGVAIMALGCMDAHRGTNVKIVPCGMNYFHPHKFRSRAVVEFGEPIEIPKELVDRYHNPETNREAVKELLDTITEGLKAVTVTCGDYETLIVVQAMRRLYATQFNGQLPLPMVVEMNRRLVKGYETYKDDPKMIQLTEDILKYNAHLRHFSIPDHLVETAKVNLVKNTWLLAYRSVRIIISFTLALPGLLLFSPVFLLAKRISREKARTALAKSTVKIKANDVIATWKILIAMGFAPLLYIFWSALITYYFRDRSQHRWFIFLASYIASVVVTYSALVVGDIGMDIVKSLRPLYVSITSPNGLKDLQKERRSLTIRIVNIVDQFGSKLFPGFESHSFVSEMNDKFKIDRENEEQAEQQQNAGLLKPRKRHISGKEMEDLLPNTSVPEGADAAEQERHDSDAISLVNSDNSLSNIPIFSTLSGLKSESSVTSATTTGTSASDLNESDEIEEIAVKGGSNAIASRVADAIIRKRNAANYGETDDTFDK; encoded by the coding sequence ATGGAGAGTCCCCTCAGTGATAAACATAAGAGGCTGCAGGCTCAAGGAGGGATTGGCAAGGGTCAAccgagcagcagcggaaCGCACACCGCGACGGGCGTGCCGTCCACCAAGTCCGCTGGGCTCGCGCCGCATATGAGGAGCAATGGTCAGTTCAAGTACGAGGAGCCGCCGCAGTGGCGGATGTGGACGTACGATTTATTGTGTGGCTGCTCTCGAATATTTCCACTGCTCTTTAGAGAGATCAGGCCCCGCAGCGCATTCAAGATCCCAAAGGAGGGTCCTGTGATATTCGTCGCAGCACCGCACGCGAACCAATTTGTCGACCCAGTGATACTCATGGACCAGGTGAAGCAGACCGTGAACAGGCGGATATCTTTTCTCATTGCCGAatcctctttgaagatgttgTCTGTTGGGTTTTTGGCGAGGTGTGTTATGGCCATTGGCGTTGTTAGACCGCAGGATAACTTGAAATACGTGGATGGGAAGATCAAACTGGATTCAGAGAACCCTAAACACATTATTGGAGTCGGTACCAAATTCACGAGGGACTGCGAACCTGGCGGACTCATCGCGGGCCCGAAATCTGCTATGGGAAACGTGGCTATCCAATCCGTTGAGAGCGACACCTCTTTGTACATCAGAAAGGAGTTTAAAGGTACACATAAACCTGAGATCAAAAATTTGCTTGCCAAGGGGACCCCATACAAGTATGCGGCTAAAGTGGACCAATCGTTGGTTTAcgagaaagtgtttgagCATCTAGCACACAATGGGTGTATTGGGATTTTCCCTGAGGGCGGTTCGCACGATAGAACAGACCTGTTGCCCCTGAAGGCTGGTGTGGCTATAATGGCTCTTGGTTGTATGGATGCGCACAGGGGGACCAACGTGAAGATTGTCCCTTGTGGGATGAATTACTTCCACCCGCATAAATTTAGATCTAGAGCTGTCGTTGAGTTTGGAGAACCCATTGAGATCCCCAAGGAGCTTGTCGATCGGTATCACAATCCAGAGACGAACAGAGAGGCTGTGAAGGAACTCTTGGATACGATAACGGAGGGGCTGAAAGCGGTGACTGTGACCTGCGGTGATTATGAGACTTTGATCGTTGTGCAAGCGATGCGGAGATTGTACGCAACCCAGTTCAACGGACAACTGCCGTTGCCCATGGTCGTGGAAATGAACAGAAGGCTCGTCAAGGGGTACGAGACTTACAAAGATGACCCTAAGATGATACAGCTGACTGAGGATATCTTGAAGTATAACGCACATCTGAGACATTTTAGCATTCCAGATCATCTCGTGGAGACGGCAAAGGTCAACCTCGTGAAAAACACTTGGTTGCTGGCGTACAGGTCTGTACGGATCATTATCTCTTTTACGCTTGCTCTGCCTGGGTTGTTGCTCTTCTCGCCCGTTTTCCTACTAGCGAAAAGAATCTCGAGGGAGAAGGCAAGAACCGCGTTGGCGAAGTCTACCGTAAAGATCAAGGCGAACGATGTGATAGCAACGTGGAAGATTCTCATTGCTATGGGGTTCGCCCCGCTGCTGTACATTTTCTGGTCCGCCCTGATAACGTACTACTTCAGGGATAGATCGCAGCACAGGTGGTTCATATTTCTCGCATCGTACATTGCGTCTGTCGTTGTCACATACTCTGCCCTTGTGGTTGGTGACATTGGTATGGACATTGTGAAATCGTTGAGGCCTCTATACGTGTCCATCACCTCCCCCAACGGGTTGAAGGACTTACAGAAGGAGAGAAGGTCGCTAACCATCCGGATTGTCAATATTGTGGACCAGTTTGGTAGCAAGTTGTTCCCCGGGTTTGAGTCGCACAGTTTTGTCAGTGAAATGAACGATAAGTTCAAGATCGACCGAGAGAATGAGGAGCAAGcagaacagcagcaaaatGCAGGTTTGCTCAAACCAAGGAAAAGACATATCTCGGGGAAGGAAATGGAGGACCTGCTCCCCAATACGTCGGTTCCCGAAGGTGCGGACGCTGCGGAACAAGAAAGACACGATTCGGACGCCATCTCGCTGGTCAACAGCGACAACTCGCTGTCTAACATCCCTATATTTTCTACATTATCCGGGTTGAAATCGGAGAGCTCTGTGACCTCTGCAACCACGACTGGCACTTCCGCTTCCGATCTCAACGAGAGCGACgagattgaagaaatcgCCGTCAAGGGCGGCAGCAATGCGATCGCATCCAGAGTCGCGGACGCGATCATACGGAAGAGGAACGCGGCAAACTACGGCGAAACTGACGATACTTTCGACAAATAA
- the FMT1 gene encoding methionyl-tRNA formyltransferase (similar to Saccharomyces cerevisiae FMT1 (YBL013W); ancestral locus Anc_4.95) produces the protein MLYGSLAVGRRWYSGGPAGPRLKVLFFGSDLFSVHSLNKLIELKQARPNIVADVAVVSRPLKRSGRGRSVLKMPPLVERAQRALEVGELVQGPLLCDSREELVCDLYPLVTKSGYNMLVAVSYGQLIPAALVDAAKYSLNVHPSLLPRYRGSSPIQRTLLNGDAVTGVTLQTLHRSKFDQGGIVSQSGELSVAQLLQNDPPQGIRLPKNTAILMDQLGVLGADMLAAALVNGSYTSAIPNSPKYKPSLARKIVTEDKRAQWTAETAGQLVDKYLALGPVHTFIKTDTGAKRVILHDIQLHPVAELIPDGPRRRGPGCFELDESGESIIIQCAQNTRLQVGTLQLEGFAQENVPTFLRRLKKRCGIADWTQSAQFQ, from the coding sequence ATGCTGTACGGGTCTTTGGCTGTTGGCAGGAGATGGTACAGCGGTGGTCCCGCTGGCCCCCGTTTGAAGGTGCTTTTTTTCGGCAGTGACCTGTTCAGCGTGcactctttgaacaagcTGATAGAGTTGAAGCAGGCGCGGCCGAACATCGTGGCGGATGTAGCGGTGGTCTCGCGACCGCTCAAACGGTCTGGCAGGGGTCGCTCGGTGTTGAAAATGCCCCCACTTGTGGAACGCGCCCAGCGGGCACTCGAGGTAGGTGAATTGGTACAGGGCCCCCTTCTGTGCGACTCCCGGGAGGAGTTGGTGTGCGATCTGTACCCGCTCGTCACTAAGTCAGGGTACAACATGTTGGTTGCCGTCTCTTACGGCCAATTGATCCCTGCGGCTCTTGTGGACGCCGCGAAGTACAGTCTGAACGTGCACCCATCGCTGCTTCCTCGTTACAGGGGTAGTTCTCCTATACAGCGCACGCTGTTGAACGGCGATGCGGTGACTGGGGTCACTCTACAGACGCTACACAGGTCCAAGTTTGACCAGGGCGGGATCGTGTCCCAGAGTGGAGAGCTCAGCGTCGCTCAGTTGCTACAGAACGACCCACCACAGGGTATAAGGCTGCCCAAGAATACAGCAATCCTAATGGACCAACTAGGGGTCCTGGGTGCAGATATGTTAGCCGCCGCACTCGTGAACGGATCCTACACCAGTGCGATCCCGAACTCGCCCAAATACAAGCCGAGTCTGGCCCGAAAGATCGTTACGGAGGATAAGCGGGCCCAGTGGACGGCAGAGACAGCCGGCCAACTCGTCGACAAGTACCTTGCTTTGGGACCTGTCCATACCTTTATCAAGACTGACACAGGCGCCAAGAGAGTGATATTACACGATATACAACTACATCCGGTAGCAGAACTCATCCCAGACGGCCCACGTAGGAGGGGACCAGGCTGCTTCGAGTTGGACGAATCTGGCGAGTCCATCATTATACAATGCGCACAAAACACCCGCTTGCAAGTGGGGACGCTTCAATTGGAAGGTTTCGCCCAAGAAAATGTGCCCACTTTCCTGAGACGTCTTAAGAAGCGTTGTGGGATCGCTGACTGGACTCAGTCCGCACAGTTCCAGTGA